Proteins co-encoded in one Gracilimonas sp. genomic window:
- a CDS encoding response regulator: MKIIIVEDDKVLSLLLSKMIERLNYEVLEIITKGHEAIEKIDALNPDLVLMDIMLEDEVDGIDAMTALREKSNNVPVIYITGNSDPLNRERAKTTDFVDYLIKPVSFDELKSTINRLAEKES, encoded by the coding sequence ATGAAAATTATTATTGTTGAAGACGATAAAGTTTTGTCCCTGCTTCTTTCTAAAATGATCGAGCGGCTGAACTATGAGGTTTTGGAAATTATTACTAAAGGTCATGAAGCTATTGAAAAGATCGATGCTCTCAATCCCGATCTGGTTTTAATGGATATCATGCTTGAGGATGAAGTTGACGGTATTGATGCAATGACTGCCCTTCGCGAAAAATCAAACAACGTACCTGTTATTTACATCACGGGTAATTCTGATCCTTTAAATCGCGAGCGAGCAAAAACCACCGATTTTGTTGATTACCTGATAAAGCCCGTCAGTTTTGACGAACTAAAAAGCACCATCAACCGACTCGCAGAAAAAGAGTCCTGA